In Halichondria panicea chromosome 13, odHalPani1.1, whole genome shotgun sequence, one genomic interval encodes:
- the LOC135346903 gene encoding E3 ubiquitin-protein ligase TRIM45-like, producing the protein MHPTKHVLLKMASIELPVAEELSCSVCLSGFREPKVLPCCHSFCLHCLEGAHEKTKDHLTCPQCRAQHQVPPNGVKGFLNDYTLIPSKEDTHTPATCQQCEDNNNAVAYCNTCSHICNDCLAAHKRYKTFSSHKIVSHERGNGENEIKFQPKKTYYCAIHPEENLKVYCKSCQMLDCVHCFVKKHCYGHDIGTIDNETRMEAKNTICKLADFTDSKLKEFEANLKYISLVEKDKAKRCAPLKSEINKEINELFAKLEETRKQLLKDVDDACTKDLKELWAQKEYHETAITSMEGALSFARRALACKEDTELLALCAQVTSRLQELSQLKWDIQETEKIEITAVTYTLEVSDNVSVGEVDARIDEPTIEIEPIDMPSTFKPSETVTIKVMAAFANILNIMPRDHHDLELSGTVSYNFLYGGKTPFKEVAVEAAKNQNEWTVSFKPPGGTTSVTLDLEASGQYGQQLVEGSETFCLRKP; encoded by the exons ATGCACCCCACAAAACATGTGCTACTAAAAATGGCCAGCATAGAGTTGCCAGTAGCTGAGGAGTTGAGTTGTAGTGTGTGTCTGAGTGGTTTCAGAGAGCCCAAAGTGTTGCCGTGTTGCCACAGCTTCTGTCTCCATTGTCTGGAGGGAGCTCACGAGAAGACTAAAGACCACCTCACTTGTCCTCAGTGCAGGGCACAGCATCAA GTGCCCCCTAATGGAGTGAAGGGGTTTCTGAATGACTACACATTAATACCAAGCAAGgaggacacacacaccccgGCCACTTGTCAGCAGTGCGAGGATAACAACAATGCAGTGGCTTATTGCAACACCTGCTCCCACATCTGCAATGATTGTCTAGCAGCTCACAAACGATACAAGACGTTTAGTTCGCACAAAATTGTAAGTCATGAACGTGGTAACGGGGAAAACGAAATTAAGTTCCAACCAAAGAAGACCTACTATTGTGCTATCCACCCAGAGGAGAATCTCAAGGTTTACTGCAAGTCATGTCAAATGTTGGATTGTGTGCACTGTTTTGTGAAGAAACACTGTTATGGTCATGATATTGGGACTATTGACAACGAAACAAGGATGGAAGCGAAAAATACCATTTGTAAGCTAGCTGACTTCACGGATTCCAAGTTGAAAGAATTTGAAGCTAATTTAAAATACATCTCATTGGTTGAAAAGGACAAGGCGAAAAGGTGTGCTCCATTAAAAAGTGAAATCAATAAGGAGATTAATGAACTCTTTGCCAAACTTGAAGAAACACGAAAACAGCTGCTTAAAGATGTTGACGATGCTTGTACGAAAGACCTCAAAGAATTGTGGGCACAGAAAGAATATCACGAGACAGCCATTACGAGCATGGAGGGTGCTCTGAGCTTTGCCAGAAGAGCTTTAGCCTGCAAGGAAGACACGGAACTACTGGCCCTCTGTGCACAAGTCACCTCCAGACTGCAagagctgagtcagctaaaATGGGACATTCAAGAGACTGAGAAAATTGAAATAACTGCAGTGACATATACCCTTGAAGTATCTGACAATGTTAGTGTCGGGGAAGTTGATGCTCGTATAGATGAACCAACTATTGAAATTGAACCTATTGATATGCCGAGCACCTTTAAACCGTCAGAGACGGTAACAATTAAAGTGATGGCAGCCTTCGCCAATATTCTAAATATCATGCCTAGAGATCACCATGATCTGGAGCTCAGTGGAACAGTATCATATAATTTTCTCTATGGCGGTAAAACCCCGTTCAAAGAGGTTGCCGTAGAAGCTGCTAAGAATCAAAATGAATGGACAGTTAGTTTCAAACCTCCAGGTGGAACTACCAGCGTAACTTTAGACCTGGAAGCAAGTGGGCAGTATGGACAACAATTAGTAGAAGGCTCTGAGACTTTTTGTTTACGTAAACCTTGA
- the LOC135346904 gene encoding uncharacterized protein LOC135346904, producing the protein MAEKPTTCPVCTDDSKGLIPIPCCRYGCCKKCLEKISENNINNEVTCPQCQQKHKVPIGGIEDWRDATEQSQQSETPAPQNIPTESLPTLRKCSVHDKYDKECYCKTCDKLICFRCFAEGHNGHENGFIDQNTRREVQKKIETLISDTKATFAKAQEHFEYINSIEIAKGERKEKEHLESQIKEHFDPRIAQLQRQRDETLKEAEEECNGDQKKIWSRQTKFEDAIKNYKKALDDSEEIVESDNDQKVIQDGQDIINALQNVTKLGLDLKDTEALELESRKYTPPSSEDQGKIELVTTEPELILEPKLIPQTVYLKEEVRIELQVSLKIGEYKSKKKGVCKPCVKITHGHNQVEIPDHTIERKEDKWLISFHPVVAGHHSIVVSVETDFAGKKISNRMDHAIKVKGKKSIQRGDMVERGPDWCQQDERQEVGTVLKVDEGKVQVKWVDKEEEWFKWGLGGSFEVQLKHVDSKKEA; encoded by the exons ATGGCAGAGAAACCAACCACTTGTCCAGTGTGCACTGATGACTCTAAGGGCCTCATACCTATTCCATGCTGTAGGTATGGTTGCTGTAAGAAATGCTTGGAAAAGATATCTGAGAATAACATAAATAATGAAGTAACTTGTCCACAGTGTcaacaaaaacacaag gtgcCAATCGGAGGTATTGAGGACTGGAGGGATGCCACTGAGCAAAGCCAGCAATCAGAAACTCCTGCTCCACAGAATATACCTACCGAAAGCCTTCCCACATTGAGAAAGTGCTCTGTACACGATAAATACGATAAAGAATGCTATTGCAAGACTTGTGACAAGTTAATCTGTTTCAGATGCTTCGCAGAAGGGCACAACGGTCATGAAAATGGGTTTATCGATCAGAACACGAGAAGAGAAGTCCAGAAAAAGATAGAAACGCTCATTAGTGATACCAAGGCTACGTTTGCAAAAGCTCAAGAGCATTTTGAATATATTAACAGCATTGAGATAGCGAAAGGGGAAAGGAAAGAAAAAGAACACTTAGAATCTCAAATAAAGGAGCACTTTGATCCGAGGATTGCACAACTTCAACGACAACGAGATGAAACATTAAAAGAAGCCGAAGAGGAATGCAACGGAGACCAGAAAAAGATTTGGAGTAGACAAACAAAGTTTGAAGACGCCATTAAAAACTACAAGAAAGCTCTAGATGACTCGGAAGAAATAGTTGAATCTGACAACGACCAGAAAGTTATACAAGATGGGCAAGATATTATAAACGCCTTGCAAAATGTCACAAAGCTAGGACTAGATCTGAAGGACACTGAAGCATTAGAATTGGAATCTAGAAAATATACACCACCAAGTTCTGAAGATCAGGGTAAAATAGAGCTAGTTACGACAGAACCAGAACTGATACTTGAACCTAAACTTATCCCACAAACGGTATACCTCAAAGAAGAAGTACGTATTGAATTGCAAGTGTCCCTGAAAATTGGAGAGTACAAATCGAAAAAGAAAGGAGTGTGCAAACCATGCGTGAAGATAACCCACGGTCATAACCAGGTCGAGATACCAGATCACACTATCGAGAGGAAAGAAGACAAATGGTTGATTTCTTTCCACCCAGTTGTTGCAGGGCACCACTCAATCGTTGTGAGTGTAGAAACAGACTTTGCAGGCAAGAAAATCAGCAATAGGATGGACCACGCGATCAAAGTCAAGGGGAAAAAATCGATTCAGCGAGGAGACATGGTGGAGAGAGGGCCAGACTGGTGCCAACAAGACGAGAGGCAAGAAGTAGGAACGGTTCTTAAAGTGGACGAGGGAAAGGTACAGGTAAAGTGGGTGGACAAGGAGGAGGAGTGGTTTAAGTGGGGGCTCGGCGGCTCGTTTGAAGTGCAGCTGAAACACGTGGACAGCAAAAAAGAAGCATAA
- the LOC135346911 gene encoding E3 ubiquitin-protein ligase TRIM33-like: protein MALSKALAVAENCSVCLSGFREPKVLPCCHSFCLHCLEEAHEKTKDKKSLTCPQCRTQHQMPPNGVKGFLNDYTLIPSKEDTHTPATCQQCEDNNNVVAYCNTCSHICNECLAAHKRCKTFRSHEIVSGDEESQSKLQPKKTYYCTVHPEEGLKVYCKSCQVLACIYCFMSAHNGHDIRNIDNESRMEAEKTINELADITNSKLREFENNWKYISSVEKDKAESSAPIKDEISKKVSILIAKIKQKQKKMLQEIDDACTKDLKELWAQKEYHETAITSMEGALSFARRALACKEDTELLALSGADPGKTKGGG from the exons ATGGCTCTGAGTAAAGCTTTAGCAGTAGCCGAGAATTGTAGTGTGTGTCTGAGTGGTTTCAGAGAGCCCAAAGTGTTACCGTGTTGTCACAGCTTCTGTCTCCATTGTCTTGAGGAAGCTCACGAGAAGACCAAAGACAAGAAAAGCCTAACCTGTCCTCAGTGCAGGACACAGCATCAG ATGCCCCCTAATGGAGTGAAGGGCTTTCTAAATGACTACACATTAATACCAAGCAAGgaggacacacacaccccgGCCACTTGTCAGCAGTGCGAAGATAACAACAATGTAGTGGCTTATTGTAACACTTGCTCCCATATCTGCAATGAGTGTCTAGCAGCTCACAAACGATGCAAGACTTTTCGATCGCACGAAATTGTCAGTGGTGACGAGGAAAGCCAAAGTAAGCTCCAGCCGAAGAAGACCTACTACTGTACTGTCCACCCAGAAGAAGGTCTCAAGGTTTACTGCAAGTCATGTCAAGTGTTAGCTTGTATTTACTGTTTTATGAGCGCACATAACGGTCATGATATCAGGAACATTGATAATGAATCAAGAATGGAAGCAGAGAAGACCATCAATGAGTTAGCTGACATCACTAATTCCAAGTTAAGAGAATTCGAAAATAACTGGAAGTATATCTCATCTGTTGAAAAGGACAAGGCAGAAAGTTCTGCTCCAATCAAAGATGAAATTAGTAAGAAAGTTAGTATACTCATTGCAAAaataaaacaaaaacaaaaaaaaatgCTCCAGGAGATTGACGATGCTTGTACAAAGGACCTTAAAGAATTGTGGGCACAGAAAGAATACCACGAGACAGCCATTACGAGCATGGAGGGTGCTCTGAGCTTTGCCAGAAGAGCTCTAGCCTGCAAGGAAGACACGGAACTACTGGCCCtctcaggggcggatccaggaaaaacaaaaggggggggctag
- the LOC135346895 gene encoding uncharacterized protein LOC135346895 → MATPLTNEISTSSSSASNSNLPNLDPASNPTNGNPTTSTPANPTATNNNPSPASNPSPTGILNTLPSKLNAAIEAIAKILPDINKTIQENERQLDEMKRRAETGEQFDQTDLHLQEFQSRVTEAKTFLNILKPLAEYGAKDKTEIYAELEKRKQSKLQEFINDLRARFGTCRDQFLKFEGSCNEFERRASDSIERTKASVTSNSQEVREAQQKFTNASFKMTLAVGTCRLFAVILFLASVLSICGYISQPWTTIIFSALIMFAAWIYQYFFAEVAVTERHTAIHKQTAHRSIRNEQKSIRQLQEQMCKIKQQISEKWEDLQLVHDEMQRIRKPYGYDTIKHNLEVLTVHSKRILKDLEQVGENLSSKPNEIVSDTVPGGRNEIEVVHSFHEFIEVHSDNGDSPQVARQSQTVYEDASQEVSQIGRLKHPSPEFGPSRKFSLVKISSGAQSIHERVHFSLNEFESKMKDGCKPTVKIAHGYNRIDIPTLPTVKQHGKQWLVAFSPVVAGCHLITVTIDTEITGNVIQNERIMIENRESIQPGNEVERGPDWNDIDQRHCVGEVLSVSEDDSVRVQWRDGTEGEYKWGQDNSYEVQLKM, encoded by the coding sequence ATGGCTACACCATTAACAAATGAAATTTCAACAAGTAGCAGTTCAGCTTCGAACAGCAACCTTCCCAATTTGGATCCTGCCAGTAATCCAACAAATGGCAACCCTACGACTTCAACTCCTGCTAATCCGACTGCAACAAACAACAATCCTTCACCGGCAAGTAACCCTAGCCCTACAGGTATACTCAACACTCTGCCTTCAAAACTTAATGCCGCTATTGAGGCTATTGCAAAAATTCTACCCGATATCAACAAAACTATCCAAGAAAATGAAAGGCAACTTGATGAAATGAAACGAAGGGCAGAAACTGGAGAACAATTTGACCAAACTGACTTACATCTTCAAGAATTTCAATCTCGAGTTACTGAAGCAAAAACGTTTTTGAACATCCTAAAACCATTAGCTGAGTATGGAGCCAAAGATAAAACCGAAATATATGCTGAACTAGAGAAACGAAAGCAATCTAAGCTTCAAGAGTTCATCAACGATTTGCGTGCAAGATTTGGAACATGCCGGGATCAATTTCTTAAATTTGAGGGATCCTGTAACGAATTCGAAAGAAGAGCCTCAGACAGTATTGAAAGAACCAAAGCCAGTGTCACTAGCAACAGCCAGGAGGTGAGGGAAGCACAACAGAAGTTCACAAATGCCTCATTCAAAATGACGCTTGCTGTAGGGACATGTCGCCTTTTTGCAGTAATACTTTTCTTGGCATCGGTTCTGAGCATTTGTGGATACATATCACAGCCATGGACAACCATTATTTTTTCAGCATTGATAATGTTTGCAGCATGGATTTATCAATACTTTTTTGCAGAAGTAGCGGTGACTGAGAGACACACAgcaatacacaaacaaacagcaCACAGGAGCATAAGAAACGAACAGAAAAGTATTCGACAACTTCAAGAACAAATGTGCAAAATCAAGCAACAAATAAGCGAGAAATGGGAAGATTTACAGCTAGTTCATGATGAAATGCAAAGAATCAGAAAGCCTTACGGATATGACACAATAAAGCACAATTTGGAAGTATTgactgtacattcaaaaaGAATTTTAAAGGATCTTGAGCAAGTTGGTGAAAATTTAAGCAGCAAGCCGAATGAAATTGTGAGTGACACCGTGCCTGGAGGTCGAAACGAAATAGAAGTGGTCCATAGTTTCCATGAATTTATCGAGGTACACTCTGACAATGGAGACAGCCCACAAGTAGCAAGGCAATCACAGACTGTATACGAAGATGCTTCACAGGAAGTTTCACAAATTGGACGCTTAAAACATCCTAGTCCAGAGTTTGGCCCGAGCAGGAAGTTTTCTTTGGTCAAGATATCCTCTGGAGCCCAATCTATCCACGAAAGGGTTCACTTCTCTTTAAACGAATTCGAATCAAAAATGAAAGACGGTTGCAAACCAACTGTCAAAATCGCTCATGGCTACAATAGAATTGATATTCCTACACTACCAACTGTCAAGCAACATGGAAAACAGTGGCTTGTTGCTTTCTCCCCAGTAGTGGCGGGTTGTCACCTGATAACTGTCACCATAGATACGGAAATCACAGGAAACGTAATTCAAAATGAAAGGATCATGATCGAAAACAGAGAATCGATTCAGCCGGGTAACGAAGTGGAACGAGGTCCTGATTGGAATGATATAGATCAGCGGCACTGTGTTGGTGAGGTTTTGAGTGTGAGCGAGGACGATTCGGTGAGAGTTCAGTGGAGAGATGGGACAGAAGGAGAATACAAGTGGGGGCAGGATAACTCATACGAggtgcagctaaaaatgtga